DNA from Papio anubis isolate 15944 chromosome 1, Panubis1.0, whole genome shotgun sequence:
TGACTGCTATGTGGCCATCTGCAACCCCTTGAGGTACTCAGTCGTCATGAGCAAGAGTGTGTGTATGCAGCTGGTGTGGGAGGCTTGCAGCATTGGCCTAATTGTAGCAATGACACACCTGTCAGCTGTATTCAGGCTGCCTTTCTGTATTCCAAAGGTGCTCCACTTCTTCTGTGTCATCCGACCTGTGATGAAGCTCTCCTGCATTGACACCACAGTCAATGAAATCCTGACTATGACCATCAGTGTGCTGGTGATCCTGATTCCCAAGGGCTTGGTTTTCATCTCTTACATCCTCATGATTTCTACCATCCTCAAGACTGCATCttctgaaggcaggaaaaaggACTTTGCCACCTGTGCTTCTCATATTACTGTAGTTATTGTCCACTACAGCTGTGCCTCCATTGCCTACTTCAAGCTCAACTCAGAAAACACTAGAGATCAGGATCAGCTGATATCAGTGACCTACACTGTCATTACCCCCCTACTGAACCCTGTG
Protein-coding regions in this window:
- the LOC101005435 gene encoding LOW QUALITY PROTEIN: olfactory receptor 10J1-like (The sequence of the model RefSeq protein was modified relative to this genomic sequence to represent the inferred CDS: inserted 1 base in 1 codon); the protein is MCDLMKKENHSLARVFIFQGFSSFREHKLTLFVVFLTLYIFTLAGNVIIVSIISIDHHLHTPMYFFLGMLSGPETVYTLVIIPRMLFNLIGLSQPISLAGCATQMFFFXTLAINNCFLLTAMGYDCYVAICNPLRYSVVMSKSVCMQLVWEACSIGLIVAMTHLSAVFRLPFCIPKVLHFFCVIRPVMKLSCIDTTVNEILTMTISVLVILIPKGLVFISYILMISTILKTASSEGRKKDFATCASHITVVIVHYSCASIAYFKLNSENTRDQDQLISVTYTVITPLLNPVVYTLRNKEVKDALCRAIGQKLS